The Clostridium sp. AWRP genome has a window encoding:
- a CDS encoding L-serine ammonia-lyase, iron-sulfur-dependent, subunit alpha, translated as MNKIQYDNYVKILKEELIPAMGCTEPIAIAFTAAKAREVLGQMPEKIVICCSGNIIKNVKGVIVPNSGGEKGVEAAAILGVVAGKANLELQVISEVKQEDIDKAKALRKKGICSCKLEKGEENLFIRAELTSGHNMSAVEVRTKHNHIAKIEKNGEVIFEQPDIVTKQSGDKSKLNIKDILQFANEVNLNDIRDIISRQIKYNSAISKEGLTHNWGAQVGQTLIKFGSNDIRTKAKAAAAAGSDARMNGCALPVVINSGSGNQGITCTMPVLVYAKEMGADEDTLYRALVLTNLISLHQKRYIGNLSAYCGAVSAGTAAACGIAYLNGSDYDTIGKTIINSIGTVGGIVCDGAKASCAAKISSSVDAGILGYEMAKHGLVFPFGEGLVEKDYEKTIQNIGRVGHEGMKSTDVEILNIMIGK; from the coding sequence ATGAATAAAATCCAATATGACAATTACGTTAAAATATTAAAAGAAGAGTTAATTCCAGCTATGGGATGCACAGAACCAATTGCCATTGCATTTACAGCTGCAAAAGCAAGAGAAGTTCTTGGACAAATGCCAGAAAAAATAGTTATTTGCTGTAGTGGCAATATTATTAAAAATGTAAAGGGAGTTATCGTTCCTAATTCCGGTGGAGAAAAAGGTGTGGAAGCTGCAGCTATTTTAGGTGTCGTAGCAGGAAAAGCAAACTTAGAACTTCAAGTTATCAGTGAAGTAAAGCAAGAAGACATCGATAAAGCTAAGGCATTACGCAAAAAGGGAATCTGCAGCTGTAAACTAGAAAAAGGAGAAGAAAATCTTTTTATCCGTGCAGAATTAACGTCTGGACATAATATGTCAGCTGTAGAAGTCAGAACAAAACATAACCACATTGCCAAAATTGAAAAAAATGGTGAAGTAATATTTGAGCAACCTGACATAGTAACTAAACAATCTGGTGATAAATCAAAGCTTAATATCAAAGACATACTTCAATTTGCCAATGAAGTAAACTTGAATGATATACGAGATATTATTAGCAGGCAAATTAAATATAATTCTGCCATATCAAAAGAAGGCTTGACTCATAATTGGGGTGCTCAAGTTGGACAAACTCTTATAAAATTTGGTAGTAATGATATACGTACCAAGGCAAAAGCAGCTGCCGCAGCAGGTTCTGATGCAAGAATGAATGGATGTGCCCTTCCCGTAGTCATCAACTCAGGAAGTGGTAACCAGGGAATCACCTGTACTATGCCAGTTTTAGTTTATGCTAAAGAGATGGGAGCGGATGAAGATACTCTTTACAGAGCTCTTGTTTTAACTAACCTTATATCATTACATCAAAAACGTTATATAGGGAATTTATCTGCTTACTGTGGAGCTGTATCAGCAGGAACAGCTGCAGCTTGTGGTATTGCTTATTTGAATGGTAGTGATTATGATACAATTGGAAAGACCATAATAAATTCTATCGGCACTGTTGGTGGTATTGTATGCGATGGAGCCAAAGCTTCCTGTGCAGCAAAAATTTCTAGTTCAGTAGATGCTGGGATACTGGGATATGAAATGGCAAAACATGGCTTAGTATTTCCATTTGGTGAAGGACTCGTGGAAAAGGATTATGAAAAAACAATTCAAAATATCGGTCGTGTGGGACATGAAGGTATGAAATCAACTGACGTAGAAATTCTTAATATTATGATAGGTAAATAA